A stretch of the Filimonas lacunae genome encodes the following:
- a CDS encoding PorP/SprF family type IX secretion system membrane protein, whose protein sequence is MRIKMIHPLVGVMTAAGLFLSAVSASAQVDPHFSQYYVHPAWLNPALTGAFDGDYRAAAVYRNQWSNVSSPFSTIGASLELPTNKNLNLGVSVINQSAGDGGFNYTTAYGSAAYTGIRFGQLQRHRIVLALQGGFIQRKFNPSKLVFGDQWNPVTGYNPGATSAELLGRNSASSFDAGAGALYFDAAQDKKANLFAGFAVSHLTRPTDQFSASGSAKLPMRFTAHAGVRINLSDVVAITPNALYLRQGSGEEKMIGTYAQLKASVNTSLLLGVNYRIQDAISAQAGFSYDNLIVSASYDVNTSTLGKMVNGASSFEITLAFTGKSRAKTPEVEFVCPRL, encoded by the coding sequence ATGAGAATAAAAATGATTCATCCGCTTGTTGGTGTTATGACGGCTGCGGGGCTGTTTCTATCTGCTGTGTCTGCCAGTGCGCAGGTCGATCCGCATTTTTCGCAGTACTATGTGCATCCGGCCTGGCTTAACCCGGCATTAACCGGGGCTTTTGATGGCGATTACCGTGCAGCTGCAGTGTATCGTAATCAATGGAGTAATGTGTCCAGTCCTTTTTCTACTATCGGTGCTTCTCTTGAGTTGCCTACCAATAAAAACCTGAACCTGGGAGTAAGTGTTATTAATCAAAGCGCGGGCGATGGCGGGTTTAATTATACCACGGCCTATGGCAGCGCGGCCTATACGGGCATTCGTTTTGGTCAGTTGCAGCGGCATCGCATTGTGCTGGCTTTACAGGGCGGTTTTATACAGCGTAAGTTTAATCCTTCTAAGCTGGTGTTTGGCGATCAGTGGAATCCTGTCACGGGGTATAACCCTGGCGCTACCTCAGCAGAGTTGCTGGGGCGTAATTCAGCCAGCAGTTTTGATGCTGGCGCCGGCGCATTGTATTTTGATGCGGCACAGGATAAAAAAGCCAATTTGTTTGCCGGGTTTGCGGTATCGCATTTAACACGTCCTACCGATCAGTTCAGTGCATCCGGGTCGGCTAAGCTGCCTATGCGTTTTACGGCACATGCAGGTGTGCGAATTAACCTGAGTGATGTGGTGGCTATTACGCCCAATGCTTTGTACCTGCGCCAGGGTAGTGGCGAAGAAAAAATGATAGGCACCTATGCACAGTTAAAAGCTTCGGTGAACACCAGTTTGTTGCTGGGTGTCAACTATCGTATACAGGATGCTATTTCGGCACAGGCAGGCTTTTCTTACGATAACCTGATTGTCAGTGCCAGTTATGATGTTAACACGTCTACACTGGGTAAGATGGTAAACGGGGCCAGCAGTTTTGAAATAACCCTGGCGTTTACCGGCAAGTCAAGAGCCAAAACGCCGGAGGTGGAATTTGTGTGTCCACGTTTATAA
- a CDS encoding helix-turn-helix domain-containing protein, whose translation MKHFKSLSEMHRENNLPDPEHPMLSLLRITPGLVLNFDEFTCDFYLIGLKNIKAGHWLYGRTRFDHEKGSMVFWKPRQVIEINNLELEEGGYILLFHEDFLLGSALQKEIQKYAFFDYEADEALHLAPKEEKTIIRLFESIDSEYGNNQDEYSKNIILVNIDSLLKYAERFYKRQFINRKELTGKMVTAFNKILDNYIREDKFTKEGIPSVAYMASALNMSPRYLSNALKIETGKTAQELIHIALITVAKNKLRESGENVSEIAYSLGFENMSYFSKLFKKEVGKTPKDFKKQFLN comes from the coding sequence ATGAAGCATTTCAAATCTTTAAGCGAGATGCATCGGGAAAACAATCTGCCCGATCCTGAGCATCCTATGCTAAGCTTACTGCGGATTACGCCTGGTTTAGTTTTGAATTTTGATGAGTTTACCTGCGATTTTTACCTGATCGGGCTAAAAAATATTAAGGCTGGGCACTGGCTTTACGGCCGGACACGTTTCGACCATGAGAAAGGATCCATGGTGTTTTGGAAACCCCGCCAGGTGATTGAGATTAATAATCTGGAACTTGAAGAAGGTGGTTATATCTTATTGTTTCATGAGGACTTCTTATTGGGCAGCGCACTGCAAAAGGAAATTCAAAAGTATGCCTTCTTCGATTACGAAGCTGATGAAGCCCTGCATCTTGCACCCAAAGAAGAGAAGACCATCATACGGCTATTTGAGTCCATAGATTCCGAATACGGCAATAACCAGGATGAATACAGTAAAAATATAATTCTGGTTAACATCGATTCATTACTAAAATATGCCGAGCGTTTTTATAAACGGCAATTTATCAACCGCAAGGAGCTGACCGGAAAAATGGTTACTGCTTTTAATAAAATCCTGGATAATTATATCCGGGAGGATAAATTCACGAAAGAAGGGATTCCTTCGGTTGCCTATATGGCATCAGCACTTAACATGTCGCCGCGCTATCTTAGTAATGCTTTAAAAATAGAAACAGGAAAAACTGCTCAGGAACTCATTCATATTGCGCTCATTACTGTAGCCAAGAACAAGTTAAGGGAATCCGGAGAAAATGTATCTGAAATTGCCTATTCGTTGGGATTTGAAAATATGTCTTATTTCTCGAAGTTGTTTAAGAAAGAAGTTGGCAAAACTCCGAAAGACTTTAAGAAACAATTTTTGAATTAA
- a CDS encoding OmpA family protein, which translates to MKWMLYKKCLAAGLLVGMLLPAAGAHAQLSHEYLRAANSYFAKADYSSASAYYEKYLKAGSNKGHAGSDPYALTAAEMKQKTAVSSRLQALYQLAESYRLLTDYDKAAPLYQQVVALDSVQLPLATFHYALVLRAQGKYNEAEQQLGRFLHSYSAQDVDREAATREIQNVQYIKTQLARKDAHLFTITKLAEGKEGASYAPVKLGDTALLFTATWSQGRKWGKAHTNYLCQASYQNGVLGDAVKAALPASDMQEGAAALSEDGSTLYFTRWAVLSGKKSAAIYVSRQAVKGVWDKPVVLGEVVNTPGYNMQQPCLLPGGKGLLYVSDKAGGFGGYDLWYAQLDVNGKPISSVNLGNTINTAYNEQAPYYHAASGTLVFATDGRTGLGGYDLFYSKGQPGSWSVPENFGYPVNSLKDDMYFISASASGQLLDQAVISSDRTAACCLELMTVHQQIVPVVAKADTVVVPQVTVVKETPVIAPVDLTGKIVGTVRYAYSEAVVTPSSYIALDSIVHLLQTDTAMQVEVGGHTDDRGTEAFNLALSESRAASVVAYLVSKGIDKNRLVIKGYGATVPLAPNKKEDGSDNPEGRERNRRTEIKILKRSS; encoded by the coding sequence ATGAAATGGATGTTGTATAAAAAATGCCTGGCAGCAGGTTTGCTGGTAGGTATGTTGCTGCCGGCAGCAGGCGCTCATGCGCAATTGAGCCATGAATACCTGCGTGCGGCAAATAGTTATTTTGCCAAAGCGGATTATTCATCTGCTTCTGCTTACTACGAGAAATATTTAAAGGCAGGTAGTAATAAGGGGCATGCGGGTAGCGATCCATATGCACTTACTGCTGCGGAAATGAAACAAAAAACTGCGGTGAGTAGCCGGTTACAGGCGTTGTATCAGCTGGCCGAAAGCTACCGTTTGCTTACTGATTACGATAAAGCAGCGCCTTTGTATCAACAGGTGGTGGCATTGGATAGTGTGCAATTACCGTTGGCTACTTTCCATTATGCATTGGTGCTGCGGGCGCAGGGAAAGTATAACGAAGCGGAACAGCAACTGGGCCGCTTTTTACACAGCTATAGCGCGCAGGATGTTGACAGGGAAGCGGCCACCCGCGAAATTCAAAATGTACAATATATTAAAACACAGCTGGCCCGTAAAGATGCACACTTGTTTACCATCACCAAACTGGCCGAGGGTAAAGAGGGCGCGAGTTATGCACCCGTAAAATTGGGCGATACAGCGTTGTTGTTTACCGCTACCTGGTCGCAGGGGCGTAAGTGGGGAAAAGCACATACCAACTATTTATGCCAGGCCAGTTATCAAAACGGGGTGTTGGGCGATGCTGTAAAAGCGGCTTTGCCGGCATCAGATATGCAGGAAGGGGCAGCAGCGTTAAGTGAAGATGGAAGCACTTTGTATTTCACCCGGTGGGCGGTACTAAGCGGTAAGAAGTCGGCTGCCATTTATGTCAGCAGGCAAGCTGTCAAAGGTGTATGGGATAAACCGGTGGTGTTAGGAGAGGTAGTGAACACGCCCGGCTATAACATGCAGCAGCCTTGTTTGTTACCAGGTGGAAAGGGGTTGCTGTATGTGAGTGATAAGGCAGGCGGATTTGGTGGTTATGATCTCTGGTATGCTCAGCTGGATGTCAATGGTAAGCCTATTAGCTCTGTAAACCTGGGCAATACCATCAATACTGCTTATAACGAGCAGGCTCCCTATTATCATGCTGCTTCTGGTACACTGGTGTTTGCTACAGATGGTCGTACAGGCCTGGGTGGCTACGATCTTTTTTATAGCAAAGGCCAGCCGGGTAGCTGGAGTGTGCCGGAAAACTTTGGTTATCCGGTGAATTCGTTGAAAGATGATATGTACTTCATCAGTGCTTCTGCTTCCGGTCAACTATTAGATCAGGCTGTTATCAGTTCCGATCGCACAGCGGCTTGTTGTCTGGAGTTGATGACGGTGCATCAGCAAATAGTTCCTGTTGTGGCGAAAGCAGATACTGTTGTGGTGCCGCAGGTAACTGTGGTAAAAGAAACCCCTGTAATTGCGCCGGTTGATCTCACCGGTAAAATAGTGGGAACGGTGCGCTATGCTTACAGCGAAGCGGTAGTTACCCCTTCTTCCTATATCGCTTTAGATAGCATTGTGCATCTGTTGCAGACAGATACGGCTATGCAGGTAGAAGTAGGAGGGCATACGGATGATCGCGGAACCGAAGCGTTTAACCTGGCATTGTCAGAGTCGCGTGCTGCCAGTGTGGTGGCTTACCTGGTAAGCAAGGGTATTGACAAAAACAGGCTGGTGATAAAAGGGTATGGGGCAACAGTGCCTTTAGCGCCTAATAAAAAAGAGGATGGTTCGGATAATCCCGAAGGACGGGAGCGGAACAGGCGCACAGAAATAAAAATTTTAAAACGGTCATCATAA
- a CDS encoding helix-turn-helix domain-containing protein, whose amino-acid sequence MSNTIDVHSIKDLTSRNLRIDYFHSLRHQPINYNKGAHKRNDHYLFIFQAKGTSKLLVDFKELKLTSPAILCILPGQVHYGISANKHTEAWFLNVSLDAVNDEYKKIFFDNYFQSRTINIEKPQTHLLVETIQLLSKVIDEQRLTILPQVMRAATDVCIGTFASFYNSSETRKQKPARTTALTKEFLQLLLNNFRTLKKITDYADLLHISAAYLNEAVKKTTGHTASYWIQQTTLNEAKRLLYNTGLSVKEIAYQLGFTDYTYFSRYFQNVEGISPTVFRDRYRDI is encoded by the coding sequence ATGAGTAATACCATTGATGTACATTCCATAAAAGACCTGACAAGCCGAAATCTGAGAATAGATTATTTCCATTCGCTCAGGCACCAGCCGATAAATTATAATAAGGGGGCGCATAAAAGGAATGACCACTATCTTTTTATTTTTCAGGCAAAGGGGACAAGTAAGCTTCTTGTAGACTTTAAAGAGTTAAAATTAACCAGCCCTGCCATTCTTTGTATTCTTCCGGGGCAGGTACATTACGGAATTAGTGCTAATAAGCATACAGAAGCCTGGTTTTTGAATGTTAGTTTAGATGCAGTCAACGATGAATATAAGAAGATATTTTTCGATAACTATTTTCAAAGCAGGACTATTAATATAGAAAAGCCCCAGACACATTTACTCGTGGAGACTATACAATTGCTTTCAAAAGTAATTGATGAGCAACGATTGACAATACTGCCGCAGGTAATGCGGGCTGCTACAGATGTGTGCATAGGAACGTTTGCCAGCTTTTATAATAGCTCAGAAACCAGAAAGCAGAAACCTGCCAGAACCACAGCATTAACCAAAGAGTTTCTTCAATTGCTATTAAATAATTTTAGAACCCTGAAAAAAATAACGGATTATGCCGATTTGCTTCATATCAGTGCTGCTTATCTGAATGAAGCTGTTAAAAAAACAACAGGCCACACCGCAAGTTATTGGATACAGCAGACCACGCTAAACGAAGCAAAAAGGCTTTTGTATAATACCGGGCTTTCCGTTAAAGAAATTGCTTACCAGTTGGGATTTACCGACTACACATATTTCAGCAGATATTTCCAAAATGTAGAGGGAATTTCACCAACTGTGTTCCGGGATCGTTACCGCGATATTTGA
- a CDS encoding PKD domain-containing protein, producing the protein MKMWLQYITGVCLCVVAVKATGQGLSNKGKEFWVGYGLHQFMEMGQSNGQEMVLYLSAEDSANVTVTIRGRTATLVKVYRVSPNTVIVSDKIPKDGGSYDCRLYDLDPTFGGNGGDGLFHVSIHIESDVPIVAYAHIYGQVSSGATMLMPVETWGYTYTALNSTQVYKDNCFSFAYIVAQHDNTVVSITPTVPTRDGHAANVAFERTLNKGDIYQVVAAHLTGDYGYELTGTTVRSIANSEGKCYPVAFFSGSSRTYNPCSRGSDGGDNDMQQCFPYEAWGRRYFTAPTSTSVTASAFMINMYKVVVRDAATIVKRNGKQLTNYDAASKSYSFESTTADYIEADKPVLLAQYMSGGPCLVSGKGDPEMIYLSPIEQGIKRIGFYRNNQESIEVNYLTLIIPKKGVSSLTIDGVNSYTYSYPHPQNPDYTVVIKRWPSARAQCIVQSDSAFTAITYGLGFAESYGYNAGTRINNLNAVIAVHNVADTAVQHSFTCKKTPVELAVLMANKPTRLEWLLSKVSGMSPATDVAQDNPVPVGTVIINNVTYYKYALPGVYTFANAGTVDIPVLRTDPLIDNCIFTEEIIVSVEVREPPYTPLLIAHSGCVADPVTFKGADTTYNGFQLKRWKWTFADGATADTIVTAKTFATAGAHQVQLQVVSTEGCVADTTASFVIYQRPEISLAVDKNTICEHGTVQATATAQASTIVIKNWYWNFGNDTVLVIAEPGPITFDKAGTYTIKVAGKASDACVTDTATQVIMVQASPVIAIRYPEGCLPADGVVTFVNNTTVSDGQSLAQHEWNFGDAGATAANPNTSVLAAPSHVYTTYGSYNVYYKATTAGGCVADSVIVATFNVKPVFFFPVLPAVCENAPGTVSVAMASVTNGVEGTGYYKGAGIDASGRLSPSLAGAGVHTVQYIFTTKLGCVDSVASSIEIYPGPVASFYITDRVCANAATTITDASAIASGSITAWNWAMGDGAQQAFTNGNAFDKIYATAGEYTVLLQVQSDKGCADDTSLKVHIQPLPVAAFALPGAVCMPEGQAQFTNQSAVADQSALTYAWYFGDDGSSATVANPAHIYTAAGDYAVGLKVTSAYGCSDSTGKQFAAFYNKPVAAFTVSEQAFCQGRSVRFTSISTAENSTVSKWSWLFGDNTSSSLANAVKKYNDTGHYVVQLKVTSAAGCVSDVVSQTLTVYRQPVIDAGPSFEVNEGTTVTFSPVVNDSVRVSFQWQPAALLNNATLLRPSYLVTDDVSFVLTATGMEGGCTAEDSLTVKVLRPVIIPNVFTPNGDGINDVWDIKNLASYPHCTVSIFNRYGQLLYATTGYGTPWNGLVKGERLPVGTYYYVIDLKNGSGKKTGSLTIL; encoded by the coding sequence ATGAAAATGTGGTTACAATACATAACCGGTGTATGCTTGTGTGTAGTGGCTGTAAAGGCCACAGGGCAGGGGCTTTCCAATAAGGGAAAGGAGTTTTGGGTAGGATATGGTTTGCATCAGTTTATGGAAATGGGGCAGAGTAATGGACAGGAGATGGTATTGTATTTAAGTGCAGAAGACTCGGCTAATGTAACGGTTACCATACGCGGGCGCACGGCCACCCTGGTAAAGGTGTATCGTGTGTCGCCCAACACGGTGATCGTTTCTGATAAAATACCCAAGGATGGGGGCAGTTACGATTGTCGTTTGTACGATCTGGACCCCACCTTCGGTGGTAATGGTGGCGATGGGCTTTTTCATGTATCTATTCATATTGAAAGTGATGTGCCTATAGTAGCCTATGCGCATATTTACGGGCAGGTGAGTTCGGGAGCTACGATGTTAATGCCGGTAGAAACATGGGGTTATACGTATACGGCATTGAATAGTACGCAGGTGTATAAAGACAATTGTTTTTCCTTTGCCTATATAGTGGCGCAGCACGATAACACCGTAGTGTCTATTACGCCTACTGTGCCTACGCGCGATGGACATGCAGCTAATGTAGCTTTTGAGCGAACATTGAATAAGGGGGATATATACCAGGTAGTAGCTGCCCATTTAACAGGCGATTATGGGTATGAGCTAACAGGCACTACTGTGCGTTCTATTGCCAATTCGGAGGGAAAGTGTTACCCGGTGGCTTTTTTCTCCGGTAGCAGCCGTACTTATAATCCTTGTTCCCGGGGGTCTGATGGCGGCGATAATGATATGCAGCAATGTTTTCCTTACGAAGCATGGGGCAGGCGTTATTTTACGGCGCCCACTTCTACTTCGGTTACCGCCAGCGCGTTTATGATTAATATGTACAAGGTGGTGGTGCGTGATGCCGCAACTATTGTAAAAAGAAATGGCAAGCAATTGACCAATTACGATGCAGCGAGTAAAAGCTATTCTTTTGAAAGTACTACGGCCGATTATATTGAAGCCGATAAACCTGTGTTGCTGGCGCAGTATATGTCAGGTGGCCCTTGCCTGGTAAGTGGAAAGGGCGATCCGGAGATGATTTATCTCAGCCCTATTGAGCAGGGCATTAAACGTATTGGTTTTTACCGGAATAACCAGGAGTCGATAGAAGTGAATTATCTCACCTTGATCATTCCTAAGAAAGGAGTTTCTTCTCTTACTATAGATGGTGTGAATAGTTATACCTATAGCTATCCGCATCCGCAGAATCCTGATTATACAGTGGTAATAAAGCGCTGGCCTTCTGCCCGCGCGCAATGTATTGTGCAAAGCGATTCTGCTTTTACGGCTATTACCTATGGTTTAGGTTTTGCCGAAAGCTATGGTTATAATGCAGGCACACGCATTAATAACCTGAATGCGGTGATAGCGGTGCATAATGTGGCCGATACAGCGGTGCAGCATTCCTTTACCTGCAAAAAAACGCCGGTAGAGCTGGCGGTGTTAATGGCTAATAAACCTACGCGGCTGGAGTGGTTATTAAGCAAGGTAAGTGGAATGAGTCCGGCTACAGATGTAGCGCAGGATAATCCCGTGCCGGTGGGTACGGTTATCATAAACAATGTTACCTATTACAAATATGCTTTACCGGGTGTGTATACTTTTGCTAACGCCGGTACTGTTGATATCCCGGTGCTGCGTACCGATCCGTTGATCGATAACTGCATTTTTACGGAAGAGATCATTGTTTCAGTGGAAGTGCGCGAACCACCTTATACGCCTTTGCTGATAGCGCATAGTGGTTGTGTGGCCGATCCGGTTACTTTTAAAGGGGCAGATACCACCTACAATGGGTTTCAATTAAAGCGATGGAAATGGACGTTTGCGGACGGTGCTACGGCCGATACTATCGTAACCGCAAAAACGTTTGCTACTGCCGGAGCGCACCAGGTGCAATTGCAGGTGGTGTCAACAGAAGGTTGTGTGGCAGATACTACAGCCAGCTTTGTTATTTATCAGCGGCCCGAAATATCGCTGGCAGTGGATAAAAACACTATTTGCGAACATGGTACTGTGCAGGCTACCGCAACAGCGCAGGCAAGTACTATTGTTATTAAAAACTGGTATTGGAATTTTGGCAACGATACTGTACTTGTTATTGCTGAACCGGGGCCAATTACGTTTGATAAAGCAGGTACCTATACCATTAAGGTGGCAGGCAAAGCGAGTGATGCCTGTGTTACCGATACGGCTACACAGGTTATTATGGTGCAGGCTTCACCGGTGATAGCTATCCGCTATCCGGAAGGATGTTTGCCTGCAGATGGGGTGGTTACTTTTGTTAATAATACCACGGTGTCTGATGGGCAATCACTGGCGCAGCATGAGTGGAATTTTGGGGATGCCGGCGCTACTGCCGCTAATCCTAATACTTCTGTGTTAGCAGCTCCTTCCCATGTGTACACTACCTATGGTTCGTACAATGTGTATTATAAAGCTACTACAGCAGGCGGTTGTGTAGCTGATTCTGTTATCGTTGCTACGTTTAATGTAAAACCTGTTTTCTTTTTCCCGGTATTGCCCGCAGTGTGTGAAAATGCGCCGGGTACCGTTTCGGTGGCTATGGCTTCGGTAACCAATGGGGTAGAAGGAACAGGGTATTATAAAGGGGCAGGGATTGATGCCAGTGGCAGGTTGTCGCCTTCACTGGCCGGAGCGGGTGTGCATACTGTACAGTATATCTTCACTACTAAACTGGGCTGTGTAGATTCGGTAGCATCTTCTATTGAAATATATCCCGGGCCGGTAGCTTCCTTTTATATCACAGATCGTGTGTGTGCGAACGCAGCTACTACTATTACAGATGCTTCCGCTATAGCTTCGGGAAGTATTACTGCCTGGAACTGGGCTATGGGAGATGGTGCGCAACAGGCTTTCACTAACGGAAATGCTTTTGATAAAATATATGCCACTGCCGGTGAATATACCGTGTTGTTGCAGGTGCAGAGTGATAAGGGGTGTGCAGATGATACTTCGTTAAAGGTGCATATACAACCTCTGCCGGTAGCTGCTTTTGCATTGCCTGGTGCGGTATGTATGCCCGAAGGACAGGCGCAGTTTACCAATCAGTCAGCCGTGGCCGATCAGTCTGCCTTAACCTATGCCTGGTATTTTGGCGATGATGGCAGCAGTGCAACGGTGGCTAATCCTGCACATATTTATACTGCGGCCGGCGATTATGCAGTGGGGTTAAAAGTTACTTCTGCTTATGGGTGTTCGGATAGCACGGGCAAACAGTTTGCTGCTTTTTACAATAAGCCGGTGGCTGCATTTACTGTATCAGAACAGGCATTCTGCCAGGGACGTAGTGTACGCTTTACCAGCATCAGTACCGCGGAAAACAGCACGGTTAGTAAATGGAGCTGGTTGTTTGGTGATAATACCAGTAGCAGCCTGGCCAATGCTGTTAAAAAATACAACGATACCGGGCATTATGTAGTGCAGCTGAAAGTAACCAGCGCGGCGGGCTGTGTGTCGGATGTGGTAAGTCAAACGCTTACGGTATACCGCCAGCCGGTAATAGATGCGGGGCCTTCTTTTGAAGTGAATGAAGGTACAACGGTTACGTTTAGTCCGGTAGTGAACGATTCGGTGCGGGTAAGTTTTCAATGGCAACCTGCTGCTTTGTTAAACAATGCTACTTTATTAAGGCCTTCTTACCTGGTCACAGATGATGTCAGCTTTGTGTTAACAGCTACCGGTATGGAAGGGGGATGTACAGCGGAGGATAGTCTTACCGTAAAGGTGTTGCGGCCCGTGATCATTCCTAATGTGTTTACGCCTAATGGTGATGGTATCAATGATGTATGGGATATTAAAAACCTGGCATCGTATCCACATTGTACGGTAAGTATATTCAACCGGTATGGACAGTTGTTGTATGCTACTACGGGATATGGTACACCCTGGAATGGTTTGGTAAAAGGAGAAAGGTTGCCGGTAGGCACTTACTATTATGTGATAGACCTGAAAAATGGTAGCGGTAAAAAAACGGGTTCTCTTACTATACTATAA
- a CDS encoding DMT family transporter has translation MEIAEGILFAILWASATAATKFGIHSVEPLLLACIRFLAVGGLLMGFVYGIKGKQHRLPNKKECKHLFILGLLNITIYIIAFVIAVKLVSAGLVSLFNAMPPLVITLLSAVWLKRAVKPLEWLGIGLAIVGLAIAAIPNLKSSHATLGGIVILLIGQIALATGSTYFASIKLDMSRLAINAWQTAIGGVLMIPLVLANYKNIYLVADANFYWSLSWLIVPVSIIAYSLWMHLLHKDTVKAGMWLLVTPVLGYIMAVILLHEKVTAYAIAGAILVVTGVFIAKRIKS, from the coding sequence ATGGAAATTGCAGAAGGTATTTTATTCGCCATTTTGTGGGCGTCGGCTACAGCCGCCACCAAATTTGGTATTCATTCAGTAGAACCGTTATTACTAGCCTGTATCCGTTTTTTAGCCGTGGGTGGTTTGCTTATGGGTTTTGTGTATGGGATAAAAGGTAAGCAGCACCGTTTGCCCAATAAAAAAGAGTGTAAGCACCTGTTTATTTTAGGGCTGCTCAATATCACTATCTACATCATTGCTTTTGTAATAGCTGTAAAACTCGTTTCTGCGGGCCTTGTAAGCCTTTTTAATGCCATGCCGCCATTGGTAATTACTTTGTTGTCGGCTGTGTGGTTAAAACGGGCTGTAAAGCCGCTGGAATGGCTGGGCATTGGTTTGGCAATTGTTGGTTTGGCCATTGCGGCTATTCCCAACCTGAAAAGCAGCCATGCTACCCTGGGCGGTATTGTTATTTTGCTGATAGGCCAGATAGCTTTGGCTACAGGTAGTACTTATTTTGCCAGTATTAAGCTGGATATGTCGCGCCTGGCCATTAACGCCTGGCAAACGGCCATTGGCGGCGTGCTGATGATTCCCCTGGTACTGGCCAACTATAAAAATATTTACCTGGTAGCTGATGCTAATTTTTACTGGTCGCTCAGCTGGCTTATTGTGCCGGTTTCTATCATTGCCTATAGTCTGTGGATGCATTTGCTGCATAAGGATACCGTAAAGGCCGGCATGTGGCTGCTGGTAACCCCGGTGCTGGGCTATATTATGGCGGTAATATTGCTGCACGAAAAGGTAACTGCTTATGCTATAGCAGGGGCGATTTTGGTGGTAACCGGAGTTTTTATTGCAAAACGCATAAAAAGTTGA
- a CDS encoding SDR family NAD(P)-dependent oxidoreductase produces MSYYTKDAFALVTGSTDGIGKAIAMELAAKGFHIILHGRDTEKLKNTIAEIRTENPDCQILTLQHDGSKDQEPDIASLNLQQLTIPVIVNNVGVGPMGKLEDFSTQKIEETIRLNTIFPTVITSKLLSYRKGKALILNVSSYAALLPPPYLAVYAGTKAYNNAFSIALQREQENAEVISLLTGSVHTGSNKKPVTFMRPEARTYAKSVLNIIGCERKSIMPYWPHAVQTYLISLLPEKLIDNATRKAIQKELGDG; encoded by the coding sequence ATGTCCTATTATACAAAGGATGCTTTTGCACTGGTTACGGGTTCTACAGATGGAATAGGTAAAGCTATTGCCATGGAACTTGCAGCAAAAGGCTTCCACATCATTTTACACGGACGGGATACAGAAAAGCTAAAAAATACTATTGCTGAAATACGAACAGAAAATCCTGATTGTCAAATCCTGACACTACAGCACGATGGCAGCAAAGATCAGGAGCCTGATATAGCCTCGTTAAATTTACAGCAGCTTACAATACCAGTTATCGTTAACAATGTGGGAGTTGGGCCTATGGGGAAACTAGAAGATTTCTCTACTCAAAAAATTGAAGAAACCATTAGACTGAATACAATCTTCCCAACAGTAATCACCAGTAAGCTACTTTCATACAGAAAAGGAAAAGCCCTGATATTAAATGTATCCTCTTATGCAGCTTTATTGCCACCTCCATACCTGGCAGTGTATGCCGGCACGAAGGCATACAATAACGCATTTTCAATAGCACTGCAAAGAGAACAAGAAAATGCAGAAGTTATTTCGCTCTTAACAGGAAGTGTACATACGGGGTCGAATAAAAAGCCAGTTACTTTTATGAGACCCGAGGCAAGAACCTATGCAAAGTCAGTACTTAATATAATAGGATGTGAAAGAAAAAGTATAATGCCTTACTGGCCACATGCTGTACAAACCTATTTAATATCATTGTTGCCAGAGAAATTGATTGATAATGCTACACGTAAAGCCATCCAAAAAGAATTAGGTGATGGATAG